One genomic region from Reichenbachiella ulvae encodes:
- a CDS encoding phospholipid scramblase-related protein — protein MFNQLNYFFHMHSILNQNLFFVKEHVGMFKASNNYDIYNPNSQEMIMTCREEKLGFFTKMLRFTDYKRMTPFDVEIKTTSGEKVLRVKRGVSFFLSDVEVLDENENLIGKFKQKFFSIGGKFDVLDAQENLLCQLKGKWTSWDFKFVKDEVEFAAVSKKWSGIGKELFTTADNYILKIDEKVNEGHPMRLLILAAVMCIDMVLKE, from the coding sequence ATTTTCAATCAACTAAATTACTTTTTCCACATGCATTCTATTCTCAACCAGAATTTGTTCTTCGTGAAAGAACACGTGGGTATGTTCAAAGCATCCAACAACTACGACATTTATAATCCCAATAGTCAGGAAATGATCATGACCTGCAGGGAGGAGAAGCTCGGTTTCTTCACCAAAATGCTTCGATTCACGGACTACAAACGAATGACGCCATTTGATGTGGAAATCAAAACCACTTCTGGAGAGAAAGTATTGCGGGTCAAAAGAGGAGTTTCGTTCTTCTTGTCTGATGTAGAGGTCCTCGACGAAAATGAAAACCTTATCGGGAAATTCAAGCAGAAGTTCTTTTCTATCGGAGGGAAATTCGATGTTTTGGATGCACAAGAAAATCTACTCTGCCAACTCAAGGGAAAGTGGACAAGTTGGGATTTCAAATTCGTAAAGGATGAAGTGGAATTTGCTGCTGTTAGCAAAAAATGGTCAGGCATTGGCAAAGAACTTTTCACCACTGCCGACAACTACATCCTCAAAATCGATGAGAAAGTAAATGAAGGTCACCCTATGCGACTACTCATTCTCGCTGCTGTGATGTGTATCGATATGGTGTTGAAGGAATAG
- a CDS encoding ATP-dependent helicase, translated as MEQDYLEKLNPPQREAVVNTEGPTMIIAGAGSGKTRVLTYRIAHLLKTKNVDPFSILSLTFTNKAAREMRERIEGVVGTDARNLWMGTFHSVFSRILRSEADRLGYPSHFTIYDSDDSKSLIKNIVKFYGLDDKVYKPNVVLNRISSAKNRLVSWQEYINNPIYLADDTENGKPEMGKIYKEYVKRCFKADAMDFDDLLFNTNVLFRDHIDVLNKYQQRFQYVMVDEFQDTNISQYLITKKLAAVRRNICVVGDDAQSIYAFRGADIQNILNFEKDYPELNIVKLEQNYRSSKTIVGAANSIIGKNKNQLRKSVWTDNGEGDLIDLIKATTDNEEGKLVASAIFESKNQNHYRNSDFAILYRTNSQSRALEEALRRNNIKYKIIGGLSFYQRKEIKDVLGYIRFAVNQNDEQALRRIINMPKRGIGATSVEKLVVAATENNADLWTALLNVNQILGGRAASAVSEFVTLIKSFKTAVEKKDAFEAASHIAKNSGLLKELYDDKTIEGRNRYENVQELLNGIKEFVENPENEDKSMPAFLQEVALLTDADNEKDEDKDYVTMMTIHSSKGLEFKNVFVVGMEEDLFPSQMMISSRQDLEEERRLFYVAITRAEKKLYMSYALTRYRFGRLKTCEPSRFLEEIDKDYLKINQKFSSSPSPANDYAKNFISKNTVQPTRKPVNQAVIHKPSPNFKPSNTAKLAVGDKIEHPKFGFGEVTKIEVQGANKKAHISFEKAGDKTLLLSFAKLRIL; from the coding sequence ATGGAACAAGATTACCTGGAAAAGCTCAACCCACCTCAAAGAGAAGCTGTAGTCAATACAGAAGGTCCTACCATGATTATCGCTGGTGCGGGATCCGGTAAGACTCGGGTGCTGACCTATAGAATCGCTCACCTGCTCAAGACAAAAAATGTCGATCCATTTTCTATCCTGTCTCTGACCTTTACCAACAAAGCTGCCCGAGAGATGCGCGAGCGTATTGAAGGAGTAGTAGGCACCGATGCTCGCAACCTCTGGATGGGCACCTTTCACTCGGTGTTTTCCAGAATATTAAGATCCGAAGCAGACCGATTGGGTTACCCCAGTCATTTCACCATTTACGATTCGGATGACTCCAAGTCTCTGATCAAAAACATTGTCAAGTTTTACGGTCTGGACGACAAGGTGTATAAGCCCAATGTGGTACTCAACCGTATCTCCAGTGCCAAAAACCGTCTGGTTTCTTGGCAGGAATACATCAACAACCCCATCTACCTCGCCGATGATACAGAAAACGGCAAACCGGAAATGGGTAAAATCTACAAGGAGTATGTCAAGCGATGTTTCAAGGCTGATGCCATGGATTTCGATGACTTGCTCTTCAATACCAACGTGCTGTTTCGGGACCACATAGATGTCCTCAACAAATACCAACAGCGATTCCAGTACGTGATGGTGGATGAGTTTCAGGACACGAACATCTCACAGTATCTGATCACAAAAAAATTGGCTGCAGTGCGTCGCAACATCTGTGTGGTGGGGGACGATGCGCAAAGTATCTATGCCTTCCGCGGGGCTGATATCCAGAACATCCTCAATTTCGAGAAGGACTATCCAGAACTGAACATCGTAAAGCTGGAGCAGAACTACCGTTCATCCAAAACGATAGTCGGAGCAGCCAACTCCATCATAGGAAAAAATAAAAATCAGCTACGAAAGAGCGTATGGACTGACAATGGTGAAGGTGATCTGATCGATTTGATCAAGGCTACTACAGACAATGAAGAAGGAAAATTGGTAGCCTCCGCTATTTTCGAATCCAAGAATCAAAACCACTACCGCAACTCCGACTTTGCCATCCTCTATCGCACCAACAGCCAGTCACGGGCACTGGAAGAGGCCCTGAGGAGAAACAACATCAAGTACAAGATCATTGGTGGGCTTTCTTTCTATCAGAGGAAAGAAATCAAAGATGTGCTGGGCTACATCCGTTTTGCAGTGAATCAAAATGATGAGCAGGCGCTGCGCAGAATCATCAATATGCCGAAGCGTGGCATTGGGGCTACCTCAGTAGAAAAACTGGTGGTGGCAGCAACAGAAAACAATGCCGATCTCTGGACGGCCCTTCTGAATGTCAATCAAATCCTGGGTGGTAGAGCGGCATCAGCGGTCAGCGAATTTGTGACCTTGATCAAAAGCTTCAAAACAGCAGTCGAGAAAAAAGATGCCTTTGAGGCGGCTTCTCATATTGCTAAGAATTCCGGTCTATTGAAGGAACTCTATGATGACAAAACCATCGAGGGGCGCAACCGCTACGAAAACGTACAGGAACTACTGAACGGGATCAAGGAATTTGTAGAAAATCCAGAGAACGAGGACAAATCCATGCCGGCCTTTTTGCAGGAGGTAGCGCTCCTTACCGATGCGGACAACGAAAAGGATGAAGACAAGGACTACGTGACGATGATGACCATCCACTCCTCTAAAGGACTGGAGTTCAAAAACGTATTTGTAGTAGGAATGGAGGAAGACCTGTTCCCCTCGCAGATGATGATCAGTTCGCGTCAGGATTTGGAAGAAGAACGTCGACTGTTCTATGTGGCCATCACCCGTGCAGAGAAAAAACTCTACATGAGTTACGCCCTTACCCGCTACCGTTTCGGTCGATTGAAAACTTGCGAGCCTAGCCGATTCCTCGAGGAGATCGACAAGGATTACCTGAAGATCAATCAGAAGTTCAGCTCTTCTCCATCACCGGCTAACGACTATGCCAAGAACTTCATCAGCAAAAACACAGTTCAGCCTACAAGGAAACCTGTGAATCAAGCGGTGATTCATAAGCCTTCACCGAACTTCAAACCAAGTAATACGGCGAAACTTGCTGTGGGAGACAAAATCGAGCATCCTAAGTTTGGCTTTGGTGAAGTGACAAAAATCGAAGTGCAGGGTGCCAATAAAAAGGCTCACATCAGTTTCGAAAAAGCAGGAGACAAAACCTTGCTGTTGAGCTTTGCCAAGCTCCGAATCTTATAA
- a CDS encoding DUF3109 family protein, giving the protein MIILDNAVLSDDLKEKHFVCDLNKCKGACCVEGDLGAPLEEEELPLIEGVLEAVKPYLSKEGLEVIEKEGSYILDEEGDYSTTTINGRECAFAIYDENKILKCAIDQAYRDKKISWQKPISCHLYPIRITKYDHYDALNYDRWDICAPACNLGEELKVPVYKFLKEPLVRKYGSEWYEKLEEEIEGKE; this is encoded by the coding sequence ATGATAATTTTGGACAATGCGGTTCTTTCGGATGACTTGAAAGAAAAGCATTTCGTATGTGACCTGAACAAGTGCAAGGGTGCATGTTGTGTCGAAGGAGATTTGGGAGCTCCACTAGAAGAAGAAGAATTGCCGCTGATCGAGGGAGTTTTGGAGGCAGTCAAACCCTATCTGTCCAAAGAAGGTTTGGAAGTAATCGAAAAAGAAGGAAGTTACATTCTCGATGAAGAGGGAGACTACTCCACCACTACCATCAATGGTAGAGAATGTGCCTTTGCCATCTATGATGAAAACAAAATATTGAAATGTGCCATCGACCAGGCCTATAGAGACAAAAAGATAAGCTGGCAAAAACCTATCTCCTGTCATTTGTATCCCATACGGATCACCAAATATGACCACTACGATGCGCTCAACTACGACAGATGGGACATCTGTGCACCGGCATGCAACCTGGGAGAAGAATTGAAAGTACCGGTATACAAGTTTTTGAAAGAGCCATTGGTCCGAAAGTATGGATCTGAATGGTATGAAAAATTAGAGGAAGAAATAGAAGGAAAGGAATAA
- a CDS encoding response regulator produces MNKPVKILIIDDDEINNLICTKVIKDYNPETVVESLTSSTKGLSYLEERVKNNPEDLPDVILLDINMPTISGWDFIREYRKMMTAVEAEKIKLFVLTSSQYYQDAELADQYREVQKLFTKPLTAEILEEVDTYLAKNAE; encoded by the coding sequence ATGAACAAACCTGTAAAAATATTGATCATCGACGATGACGAAATCAATAACCTGATTTGCACCAAAGTGATCAAAGATTACAATCCTGAAACAGTAGTAGAATCACTGACCAGTTCGACCAAAGGACTGAGTTATTTAGAAGAAAGAGTAAAAAACAATCCGGAAGACCTTCCTGATGTCATTTTGCTCGATATCAACATGCCTACGATTAGTGGTTGGGATTTTATCCGCGAGTATAGAAAAATGATGACTGCTGTAGAAGCAGAAAAGATCAAACTATTTGTCCTGACTTCCTCTCAGTACTATCAAGATGCCGAGCTGGCTGACCAATACAGGGAAGTTCAGAAACTATTTACCAAGCCACTGACCGCAGAGATATTAGAAGAGGTAGACACCTATCTGGCCAAAAACGCAGAATAG
- a CDS encoding DUF2911 domain-containing protein — protein sequence MLKKSIFLSTLVLSVLFLSQLSYAQEAPKASPFKSTSAEVNGKTVTIEYSAPSKKDRKIWGGLVPYGKVWRTGANEATTLEVSADVKVAGKDLKKGKYAIFTIPNQDKWTVIINKNPNQWGAYSYKEAENLFSFEVKPKKSSLQEMFSITVSPEGLVTMAWDELKVEFTIQ from the coding sequence ATGTTAAAGAAATCCATCTTTTTGTCTACACTGGTACTTAGTGTATTGTTTTTATCCCAATTGAGTTACGCACAAGAAGCCCCAAAGGCCAGTCCGTTTAAGAGTACATCGGCTGAAGTCAATGGTAAAACCGTGACGATCGAATACTCTGCACCATCGAAAAAGGATCGCAAAATCTGGGGCGGGTTGGTGCCTTATGGTAAGGTTTGGAGGACTGGTGCCAACGAGGCGACTACTCTGGAGGTCTCAGCAGATGTGAAAGTTGCGGGCAAGGATCTGAAAAAAGGTAAGTATGCGATATTCACCATCCCTAATCAGGATAAGTGGACGGTTATTATCAATAAGAATCCTAATCAATGGGGCGCATACAGCTACAAGGAAGCAGAGAATCTGTTTTCTTTTGAAGTGAAACCTAAAAAATCAAGCTTGCAGGAAATGTTCAGTATTACTGTTTCGCCTGAGGGTTTAGTTACTATGGCCTGGGACGAGTTGAAAGTTGAATTTACGATTCAGTAA
- a CDS encoding replication-associated recombination protein A: MLNQSPLAERMRPHTLEELVGQDHLNNILKRAVQSGIVPSMILWGPPGVGKTTIANIIANTAKMPFFSLSAINAGVKDIREVITKAKFGSKSILFIDEIHRFNKSQQDALLAAVEKGQITLIGATTENPSFEVNAALLSRCQTYTLKALEKEELLELINKALTQDSELKKLKVKIEEDQALLRLSGGDGRKLLNLLEIVVESIEGEEKVVTNDRVIEISQKKAAMYDKSGEMHYDIISAFIKSIRGSDPNAAVYYLARMIEGGEDVKFIARRLLILASEDIGNANPTALVIANNAFQAVNVIGYPEARIILSQCVTYLACSAKSNASYMAINKAQQLVQQTGDLSIPMDIRNAPTKLMKDLGYGKGYQYAHDHAGNFVEHEFMPDEIKGTTLYDPGKNPREEDMRKKLRAQWKNKYGY; encoded by the coding sequence ATGTTGAATCAGTCACCGCTGGCAGAGCGCATGCGCCCTCATACCCTCGAGGAACTCGTTGGGCAGGATCATTTGAACAATATCCTGAAGCGAGCAGTGCAATCCGGAATCGTCCCCTCCATGATTCTTTGGGGTCCTCCGGGAGTAGGTAAAACAACCATCGCCAACATTATCGCCAATACGGCCAAAATGCCCTTCTTCTCACTGAGTGCCATCAATGCAGGAGTAAAAGACATCAGAGAGGTCATCACCAAAGCAAAATTTGGTTCCAAATCGATTCTATTCATTGACGAGATTCATCGCTTCAACAAATCGCAACAGGACGCCCTACTGGCGGCAGTAGAAAAAGGACAGATTACGCTGATTGGTGCCACTACCGAAAACCCAAGTTTTGAAGTCAATGCCGCCTTGTTGTCCAGATGCCAAACCTACACACTCAAGGCGCTGGAAAAAGAAGAACTACTGGAGCTGATCAACAAAGCCCTGACTCAGGACAGCGAGCTAAAAAAGCTGAAGGTGAAGATCGAAGAAGATCAAGCCTTACTGAGACTATCAGGAGGAGATGGAAGAAAGCTGCTGAATCTGCTGGAAATCGTGGTGGAATCCATAGAAGGAGAAGAAAAAGTGGTAACCAATGATCGCGTAATTGAAATCTCGCAAAAAAAGGCCGCCATGTACGACAAAAGCGGCGAGATGCACTACGACATTATTTCTGCCTTTATCAAATCGATCAGAGGGAGTGATCCAAATGCGGCGGTTTATTACCTGGCGAGGATGATAGAGGGAGGCGAAGATGTCAAATTCATCGCTAGACGATTGCTGATACTAGCCTCCGAAGACATCGGCAATGCCAATCCAACAGCACTGGTCATTGCCAACAATGCTTTTCAGGCAGTCAATGTGATAGGCTATCCTGAAGCAAGAATTATCCTGTCCCAATGCGTGACTTACCTCGCTTGTTCTGCGAAAAGCAATGCGTCTTACATGGCCATCAACAAGGCTCAGCAACTGGTACAGCAGACAGGAGATCTTTCCATCCCCATGGATATCAGAAATGCGCCGACTAAACTAATGAAGGACCTGGGCTATGGCAAAGGATATCAGTATGCCCACGATCATGCAGGCAATTTTGTAGAACATGAATTCATGCCAGACGAAATCAAAGGGACTACTCTATATGATCCCGGCAAAAACCCTCGTGAAGAAGACATGCGCAAAAAGCTCCGCGCACAGTGGAAAAACAAGTACGGGTATTAA
- a CDS encoding MmcQ/YjbR family DNA-binding protein — translation MNAEEFRNFCLKKPGVTEGFPFGEPTLVFKVMNKMFALCDIDQFEYINLKCDPDLVPELREQFAAVKPGYHMNKKHWNSVYVNEDASDQQVYQWTDDSYELIVQSLPKKLQAELENMQ, via the coding sequence ATGAATGCTGAAGAGTTTCGCAATTTTTGCCTAAAGAAACCGGGAGTTACTGAGGGCTTTCCTTTTGGTGAACCTACCCTGGTTTTCAAGGTCATGAACAAAATGTTTGCGCTTTGTGATATTGACCAATTCGAATACATCAATCTCAAATGTGATCCTGATTTAGTACCCGAATTAAGAGAGCAATTTGCTGCAGTTAAACCCGGATATCACATGAACAAAAAACACTGGAATTCGGTGTATGTAAATGAAGATGCATCGGACCAGCAAGTGTATCAATGGACCGATGACTCTTATGAGTTAATCGTGCAATCTCTTCCCAAAAAATTGCAGGCCGAATTAGAAAATATGCAATAA